A part of Candidatus Babeliaceae bacterium genomic DNA contains:
- a CDS encoding ImmA/IrrE family metallo-endopeptidase: protein MKLLSFAKYKYLSLLLTIPCYSMDYSNKLHEIITRISPIIAVELISFYILPYALQHFTPIKNKLFSMSTPSTNNNSDPQEDKKILENFIQELSPILPIPIEKITIQPIDDPMNSKCQTLANDTAILYLSPLSTKNDNDFVIYHEIGHLRKNFANLEATRRFKKYKDRQYRIRMNLLGISASLLFLDKPMLSCATTLLAFYIKYAHAHANQLLEIDADLFACSHVLNLKDGQQKIQNCCNMLKKPLEIGPVSHPPCDYRIKYIQEHTNNPTHIPQPKITLKALIASTY, encoded by the coding sequence ATGAAACTATTATCTTTTGCAAAATACAAATACTTATCACTGCTTCTTACAATCCCATGCTATTCGATGGATTATAGCAATAAATTACATGAAATAATAACAAGAATATCACCAATAATCGCTGTAGAATTGATAAGTTTCTATATATTACCATATGCTCTTCAGCATTTTACTCCTATAAAAAATAAGCTATTTTCAATGAGCACTCCGTCGACAAACAACAACTCAGATCCACAAGAAGATAAAAAAATTTTAGAAAATTTTATACAGGAATTGAGTCCAATACTTCCTATTCCCATTGAGAAGATCACCATACAACCAATCGATGATCCGATGAATAGTAAGTGTCAAACATTAGCGAATGATACCGCAATACTTTATTTATCCCCGCTAAGCACAAAAAACGATAACGATTTTGTCATATATCATGAAATTGGGCATCTAAGAAAAAATTTTGCTAATTTAGAAGCGACCCGCAGATTTAAAAAATACAAAGATAGACAATATCGCATACGCATGAACCTTTTGGGCATCAGCGCAAGCCTACTGTTTCTTGACAAACCCATGCTATCATGCGCCACAACATTACTAGCATTTTATATAAAATACGCTCACGCACATGCTAATCAGTTATTAGAAATTGATGCAGATTTATTTGCCTGCTCGCATGTACTAAACTTAAAAGATGGGCAGCAAAAAATACAAAATTGTTGCAATATGTTAAAAAAACCTCTCGAAATAGGACCGGTAAGCCATCCGCCATGTGACTATCGTATTAAATATATACAAGAACATACAAACAACCCTACCCACATTCCACAACCAAAAATTACCTTAAAGGCTTTAATAGCTTCTACTTATTAA
- the ftsW gene encoding putative lipid II flippase FtsW, protein MKQEKIVYVFVSIIAILIIIGLVFIYSSSSAFALEKCGSADYFLKKQIVGLFLGIIGLLVCMRIPCDYIERYAFLFFLCTLGLTALTFVSFFSVRIHGSSRWLHLCGFLFQPSELLKCGFIIYLASYLTKKEYTLHSFVYGYLPIIIMLACSALVLLLQPDFGQMVTLCATTCIIFVIARIKWAYLAATVLPAVPITALLIYIKPYRFKRIVTFLNPWNDPQGAGFQIIQSLIAIGSGGFWGVGIAQSKQKFFYLPMQHTDFIFSIIAEETGFFGAFSIIFLYLAFLYTGFRLAMSVKDLFACYVILGFVVLITLQAGINISVASGLLPTKGLGLPFISYGKSALIANLCMVGVIINCARSQKSDI, encoded by the coding sequence ATGAAGCAAGAAAAAATTGTCTATGTTTTTGTGAGTATTATCGCAATTCTGATTATTATTGGCCTCGTATTTATTTATTCTTCTAGTTCCGCGTTTGCTTTAGAAAAATGTGGCAGCGCGGATTATTTTTTGAAAAAGCAGATCGTAGGATTATTTTTGGGGATTATTGGTCTGCTTGTATGCATGCGCATACCGTGTGATTATATAGAACGCTACGCGTTCTTGTTTTTTTTGTGCACGCTTGGTCTAACAGCATTAACATTTGTTTCTTTTTTTTCTGTGCGTATCCATGGGTCAAGCCGTTGGTTACACCTGTGTGGTTTTTTGTTTCAGCCGAGTGAACTTTTAAAATGTGGTTTTATTATATATTTAGCATCATATCTGACAAAAAAAGAATATACGTTACATTCTTTTGTGTACGGTTATTTACCTATTATTATTATGCTTGCATGCTCAGCGCTTGTATTATTATTACAACCGGATTTTGGTCAAATGGTTACGTTGTGTGCAACGACGTGTATCATCTTTGTTATTGCGCGTATTAAATGGGCGTACTTGGCTGCGACCGTCTTGCCTGCCGTGCCGATTACTGCGCTGTTAATTTATATTAAGCCATACAGATTTAAGAGAATTGTTACTTTTCTAAATCCATGGAATGACCCGCAGGGTGCTGGCTTTCAGATTATTCAATCATTGATTGCCATAGGATCCGGAGGCTTTTGGGGTGTTGGTATTGCGCAGTCTAAGCAAAAGTTTTTTTATTTACCGATGCAGCATACGGATTTTATTTTTTCTATTATAGCTGAAGAAACAGGATTTTTCGGGGCCTTTTCTATTATATTCTTATATCTCGCTTTTTTGTACACGGGCTTTCGTCTAGCAATGTCGGTTAAAGATCTTTTTGCTTGTTATGTGATACTTGGTTTTGTGGTATTAATTACGCTGCAGGCGGGCATCAATATTTCTGTTGCGAGTGGGCTTTTGCCGACCAAAGGGCTCGGCTTGCCATTTATTAGCTACGGCAAATCTGCCCTTATTGCCAATTTGTGCATGGTCGGTGTTATTATCAACTGCGCCCGCTCACAAAAAAGCGATATTTAA
- the murD gene encoding UDP-N-acetylmuramoyl-L-alanine--D-glutamate ligase, whose product MQKNKKIGVWGFGVVGKSVLRYLLTIKGVAPWSFLVTDGKQLSLPDQDYLEENAVCFLPLEQFLQECDYIIPSPGIDLRNYVHYQYKFVAELDLFVRACSEASSTPQLIGITGTLGKTTITHCITELLKKSDRRACAAGNIGDALLDVVTHLSALDVIVLELSSFQLERSILFAPDLAILTNLYPKHLDRHDTLEQYFAAKYNLFAHQKSHQHALLPAEYAPQVYAKNPVQKLSFFSEAELAAQDVRPEDTLYFFDESGSIMRRVHNTYSIVLSAAQVPTTSYRINWLIMAAALDVLGYKLDAILSHAQAIALPSHRLEYVAQSCDITFYNDSKSTMMVATQAAVAKLKQLEPAVPILLILGGVSEGLDRRVFMSWFAPHVTEIICYGGEADILYAAAQAAHIRARSFSTLESVFDYIRSCKQQRVNVLFSPGGASFDLYKNYVERGNAFKRLVNSFDMSNH is encoded by the coding sequence ATGCAAAAAAATAAAAAAATCGGCGTATGGGGATTTGGTGTTGTGGGCAAATCTGTGCTGCGTTATCTTTTGACTATAAAGGGTGTAGCACCATGGTCCTTTTTAGTTACTGACGGTAAACAATTAAGTCTGCCTGATCAAGATTATTTAGAGGAAAATGCGGTTTGTTTTTTGCCCTTGGAGCAATTTTTGCAGGAATGCGATTATATTATTCCAAGTCCTGGTATAGACCTCAGAAATTATGTCCATTATCAATATAAGTTTGTTGCCGAGTTGGATCTTTTTGTGCGTGCTTGCAGCGAAGCGTCAAGTACGCCCCAATTAATAGGCATCACCGGCACGTTAGGCAAAACAACGATAACCCATTGCATAACAGAGTTGTTAAAAAAATCAGATAGACGTGCGTGCGCAGCAGGCAATATTGGCGATGCTCTGTTGGACGTTGTAACCCACTTGTCTGCGCTTGATGTGATAGTTCTTGAACTTTCTAGCTTTCAACTTGAACGTTCAATACTTTTTGCGCCCGATCTTGCCATTTTGACAAATCTGTACCCTAAGCATCTTGATCGGCATGATACGCTGGAACAATATTTTGCAGCGAAATATAACTTATTTGCTCATCAAAAGTCTCATCAACATGCGTTGTTACCCGCTGAGTATGCGCCGCAGGTTTATGCGAAGAATCCTGTGCAAAAACTTTCATTTTTTTCTGAAGCAGAGCTTGCTGCTCAAGACGTGCGCCCTGAAGATACGCTGTATTTTTTTGATGAGTCAGGCTCTATAATGCGCCGTGTACATAACACATATAGTATTGTCTTATCTGCGGCGCAGGTGCCCACTACGTCATATCGTATTAACTGGCTTATTATGGCAGCCGCATTAGATGTTTTGGGATATAAGCTTGATGCAATACTTTCTCATGCTCAAGCGATAGCATTGCCGTCGCACAGATTAGAATATGTTGCTCAATCATGTGATATTACTTTTTATAATGATTCAAAATCAACCATGATGGTTGCTACGCAAGCGGCAGTTGCCAAGCTTAAGCAGCTTGAGCCTGCAGTGCCTATACTACTTATTCTTGGTGGTGTCAGTGAGGGATTAGATAGAAGGGTATTTATGTCATGGTTTGCGCCACATGTTACTGAGATTATTTGTTACGGTGGGGAAGCTGATATATTGTACGCTGCAGCACAAGCTGCACATATACGAGCGCGCAGCTTTTCTACGCTCGAATCTGTTTTTGATTATATTCGTTCTTGCAAGCAACAACGCGTTAATGTTCTCTTTTCTCCCGGCGGAGCAAGCTTTGATTTATATAAAAATTATGTAGAGCGCGGTAATGCTTTTAAGCGATTAGTTAATTCTTTTGATATGAGTAATCATTGA
- the ileS gene encoding isoleucine--tRNA ligase, with translation MPDTHKEQTTISYKDTLNLPHTDFPLRPASASDDPLLLERWKSDNLYDQAMVHNQGKEKFILHDGPPYANGHIHLGHAYNKILKDITTKSRRMLGYHVPVTPGWDCHGLPIEHKVSQENPGATPYELKKKCRTYAQQWVDIQREDFKKLGVIMDWEHPYITMAPTYEAKTVEAFGVLVQKNTIERKNKTVAWCPSCATTLASAEIEYQDRKDPSLYVLFKMQEADARKLFPTIAEPLYFVVWTTTPWTLPLNRALMIKPGADYVVADMNGKHIIVAAARIDAIVQQLKTEKKVIQTFSAETLTQSHAEHPFIEKLIVPIITDDSVGLEDGTAIVHCAPGCGPIDYEVGVKHNLEIFSPVSPQGAYTHGIMPQELINMPVSDGQIWVIKKLHELGNLFYKTSINHSYPHCWRCHNGLIFRATRQWFFNLQQDNIKQKALDAVNTITFIPEHGKSFLKATLENRWEWCLSRQRSWGVPIPALLCMHCDYTYTNQDFINNVAQHIAQEGIEYWDRVTLEELAPKDLTCPTCELNEFRKETDILDVWFDSGISHYAVLYNNSAQQFPADLYLEGIDQHRGWFQSSLLTAMVLEQQPPMKTIMTHGFTVDEKGQKMSKSLGNVVAPQDIIKTLGTDGLRMWVASIGHQGDAVVSDTLIKNVGEVYRKIRNTCRAMLMNLYDYDHTQDAIAYDKLSPIDAYAVFMVEQLERTVIEQYKQNNFTGVFHELADYCTTHVSALYVEVTKDRLYCDTADSHTRRSTQTALWYMLDTLTHLVAPIMSFTAEFISDFYQKNKTSSIHLQSFAQCQLSSAIPDKQVYITTWETLLAIRSAVLKAIEPHRAQGLIKQSLEARVDISVDDSLVNYELIKNFINQLTPDQQQEFWKDFFVVSQVNLALTKNNVLSESGLAGVSINVSHAEGVKCPRCWRWEKTENAAGLCQRCAQIVEQL, from the coding sequence ATGCCTGATACACACAAAGAACAGACCACTATCAGTTACAAAGATACACTCAATCTGCCGCACACGGATTTCCCCCTGCGCCCTGCTTCGGCATCCGATGACCCGCTCTTACTAGAACGTTGGAAGTCAGACAATCTGTATGACCAAGCAATGGTACATAATCAGGGCAAAGAAAAGTTTATTTTGCACGACGGCCCTCCTTATGCCAATGGTCACATTCACTTAGGACATGCTTATAATAAAATCTTGAAAGATATTACGACAAAATCTCGCAGAATGCTCGGCTACCATGTCCCCGTAACACCAGGCTGGGACTGCCATGGATTACCTATCGAACATAAAGTATCTCAAGAAAATCCAGGCGCAACTCCCTATGAGCTCAAAAAAAAATGTAGGACGTACGCACAGCAGTGGGTAGACATTCAACGAGAAGATTTTAAAAAACTCGGCGTCATTATGGACTGGGAACACCCATACATAACCATGGCACCCACCTATGAAGCAAAAACAGTAGAAGCTTTTGGCGTACTGGTTCAAAAAAATACGATAGAACGCAAAAATAAAACCGTCGCTTGGTGTCCGTCCTGCGCAACAACGCTTGCTTCCGCAGAAATTGAATATCAAGATCGCAAAGATCCATCACTCTACGTTCTTTTTAAAATGCAAGAAGCAGATGCTCGCAAACTTTTTCCGACTATTGCAGAACCTCTGTATTTTGTCGTTTGGACAACAACTCCTTGGACGCTCCCACTCAACAGAGCGCTCATGATCAAGCCGGGAGCTGATTATGTTGTAGCAGATATGAATGGCAAACATATTATTGTCGCTGCTGCGCGTATTGATGCTATAGTCCAGCAATTAAAAACTGAAAAAAAAGTTATACAAACTTTTTCAGCAGAAACACTTACGCAATCACACGCCGAACATCCATTTATAGAAAAGCTTATTGTACCTATTATTACCGATGATTCAGTAGGGCTTGAAGATGGTACCGCCATTGTGCATTGTGCACCCGGCTGCGGACCAATCGATTATGAAGTTGGCGTTAAGCACAATCTCGAAATTTTTTCTCCGGTCAGCCCACAGGGCGCATACACTCACGGTATCATGCCACAAGAATTAATAAACATGCCGGTGAGCGATGGACAAATTTGGGTAATAAAAAAATTACACGAGTTGGGTAACCTTTTTTACAAAACCTCCATTAATCACAGTTATCCACACTGCTGGAGATGCCACAATGGTCTTATTTTTAGAGCAACACGGCAATGGTTCTTCAATTTACAACAAGATAACATCAAACAAAAAGCACTTGACGCGGTTAATACTATTACTTTTATTCCGGAACATGGAAAAAGTTTTCTAAAGGCAACGTTAGAAAATAGGTGGGAATGGTGCCTCTCGCGCCAACGCTCATGGGGTGTGCCAATTCCTGCATTACTTTGCATGCATTGTGATTATACCTATACCAATCAAGATTTTATTAATAACGTCGCCCAGCATATTGCACAAGAAGGCATAGAATATTGGGATCGCGTTACGCTTGAAGAATTAGCACCGAAAGACCTCACCTGCCCTACATGCGAGCTTAATGAATTCAGAAAAGAAACTGATATTTTAGATGTATGGTTCGACTCCGGCATTAGCCATTATGCGGTACTATATAATAATAGCGCACAACAATTTCCTGCAGATTTATATCTTGAAGGTATTGATCAACACCGAGGTTGGTTCCAAAGTTCATTACTCACTGCTATGGTTCTTGAACAACAACCACCTATGAAAACAATCATGACTCATGGTTTTACCGTTGATGAAAAAGGACAAAAAATGTCCAAATCATTAGGTAACGTTGTTGCACCACAAGATATTATTAAAACATTGGGAACTGACGGTTTGCGTATGTGGGTTGCAAGTATTGGCCATCAAGGGGACGCTGTTGTATCTGATACGCTCATTAAAAATGTAGGTGAAGTATATAGAAAAATACGCAATACCTGTCGAGCAATGCTCATGAACTTGTACGATTATGATCACACACAAGATGCAATCGCTTATGATAAGCTTTCACCAATAGATGCGTATGCCGTATTTATGGTAGAACAACTAGAACGCACCGTTATCGAACAATACAAACAAAATAATTTTACGGGTGTTTTTCATGAACTTGCAGATTATTGCACAACACACGTCAGCGCTTTGTACGTGGAAGTAACAAAAGATAGATTATATTGCGATACAGCAGATAGCCACACTCGCAGATCAACGCAAACAGCTCTGTGGTACATGCTCGATACGCTGACGCATTTAGTAGCACCGATTATGTCATTTACCGCTGAATTTATTTCAGATTTTTACCAAAAAAATAAAACAAGTTCTATACACTTACAAAGCTTTGCACAGTGTCAATTATCAAGCGCAATTCCAGACAAACAAGTATATATAACTACATGGGAAACATTGCTCGCTATACGCTCTGCGGTGTTAAAAGCAATAGAACCACATCGAGCACAGGGTCTTATCAAGCAATCGCTTGAGGCACGCGTGGACATATCTGTTGATGATTCTCTTGTTAACTACGAATTAATTAAAAATTTTATTAATCAGCTTACGCCTGATCAGCAACAAGAGTTTTGGAAAGACTTTTTTGTTGTCTCTCAGGTTAATCTTGCATTAACAAAAAATAATGTTCTTTCTGAATCAGGGCTTGCAGGGGTATCAATCAATGTCAGTCATGCAGAAGGCGTTAAATGCCCTCGCTGCTGGCGATGGGAAAAAACAGAAAACGCAGCCGGCCTCTGCCAACGCTGCGCACAAATTGTAGAGCAGTTATAA
- a CDS encoding ankyrin repeat domain-containing protein, which produces MLEHFAAFFKKADKTFCNFIDWVSDVHNQTLLSAAARKGFLESTEFLLKHGARVNARDNLGQTALFYAGQYPEIVKLLLKSGANSFVKNNKNQSVLNCLQQQKTSAPESIALVQEHQKSLSWFTNLKKRVSRFFGGATRTSMPLQKSLITLDADLIFLSKNL; this is translated from the coding sequence ATGCTCGAACATTTCGCTGCGTTTTTTAAAAAGGCTGATAAAACATTTTGCAATTTTATTGATTGGGTTTCTGATGTTCATAATCAAACTCTTTTAAGTGCCGCTGCTCGTAAGGGGTTTTTGGAATCGACGGAATTTTTACTCAAGCATGGGGCTCGGGTTAATGCTCGTGATAACCTTGGGCAAACGGCATTGTTTTATGCGGGACAATATCCTGAAATAGTTAAATTATTATTAAAATCTGGTGCAAATAGCTTTGTGAAAAATAATAAAAACCAATCAGTTTTAAATTGTTTACAGCAGCAGAAAACCAGCGCTCCAGAAAGTATTGCGTTAGTGCAAGAGCATCAAAAATCATTAAGTTGGTTTACAAATCTCAAAAAACGGGTCTCCCGTTTTTTTGGGGGCGCAACGAGAACAAGTATGCCATTGCAAAAAAGCTTAATCACTCTTGATGCAGATCTTATCTTTTTGTCCAAGAACTTATAA
- a CDS encoding glycoside hydrolase family 18 protein — protein sequence MKHNIFYLLSILCLIGTMQAQYKIVGYYPNWAMYRNPAFKPHDINASLLTHINYAFVNYDISGALKLFDSWADTDYRSNWNIQQPYYGNFRELFELKTKNPHIKTLFSVGGWSLSNNFSVMAENAQTRSNFVKSCIAFCDTYNFDGVDIDWEFPGFAEHQGRAIDKQNYTLLLQELYTAAKAHSPQLLVTIAAPASTQHLVNMEIERIHNYVDWINVMAYDFHGPWDKKTGHNAPLYGVAADTLTVDAIISYYLSHGVPAQKLVLGLALYGRSFAQANSTPDGLNSTFSGPGKGTTAEAGVYFYYDIEQNLAKKYTSYWDVLAQVPYLHDPVSKEFVSYDNNKSLAIKTDYIKKNKLGGAMLWELGGDIRPSWDALTLINKSLL from the coding sequence ATGAAGCATAATATATTCTATTTGCTGTCTATTTTATGCCTTATCGGCACTATGCAAGCGCAGTATAAAATAGTTGGTTATTATCCAAATTGGGCAATGTACAGAAATCCAGCGTTTAAGCCTCATGATATTAATGCAAGCTTGCTGACACACATTAATTATGCATTCGTTAATTATGATATATCCGGCGCGCTTAAGCTTTTTGATTCTTGGGCGGACACGGATTATCGATCAAATTGGAACATTCAGCAGCCGTATTATGGCAATTTTAGAGAGCTTTTTGAGCTTAAAACAAAAAATCCGCATATCAAAACGCTTTTTTCAGTAGGCGGTTGGTCATTATCTAATAATTTTTCTGTCATGGCAGAAAATGCACAGACTCGTTCCAATTTTGTAAAAAGTTGTATAGCTTTTTGCGATACGTATAACTTTGATGGTGTCGATATTGATTGGGAATTTCCAGGTTTTGCCGAACATCAAGGGCGGGCTATTGATAAGCAAAATTATACCTTACTGCTGCAAGAATTATATACTGCGGCCAAGGCGCATAGTCCGCAACTATTGGTTACCATTGCGGCACCGGCAAGCACGCAACACTTGGTGAATATGGAGATTGAAAGAATTCATAACTATGTTGATTGGATTAATGTTATGGCTTACGATTTTCATGGTCCATGGGATAAAAAAACAGGGCATAACGCGCCATTGTATGGAGTTGCTGCAGATACACTTACGGTCGATGCGATAATTTCTTATTATCTAAGTCATGGTGTGCCTGCTCAAAAGTTAGTTTTAGGACTTGCATTGTATGGCAGATCATTTGCTCAAGCAAATTCAACACCAGATGGGCTTAATAGTACTTTTTCTGGTCCGGGCAAAGGGACAACGGCAGAAGCAGGTGTTTATTTTTATTATGATATTGAACAAAATTTGGCAAAAAAATATACATCATATTGGGATGTTCTTGCTCAGGTGCCGTACTTGCATGACCCGGTGAGTAAAGAATTTGTCAGCTATGATAATAATAAATCTCTCGCTATAAAAACAGACTATATCAAAAAAAATAAGCTCGGCGGCGCTATGCTCTGGGAGCTCGGCGGCGACATCCGTCCATCCTGGGACGCCCTTACATTGATTAATAAGAGTCTTCTCTAG